DNA from Oscillatoria salina IIICB1:
ACTGCACCTCTACTGGCAAATTTGCTCCTACTGTTAATTATTGTGCTGTTGGCGGTAATTATTGGCGCTTTTGCTTATTATTTTCATCTTTCTACCTCTGGAGGTGCGAAAAAAACTACTCAGCGTCGTCAAGCTGCGAAAATTCCGGCGCAAAAAAATGAGGCGGCGAGTTATAATTTGCAAGCGGTACGACAGCAGGTAGATAAGATTCAAGATGAGGTAGCACGAGAAGCACTGCTGAAGCGATCGCAGGAAATTGAAGCTAATTTAGCACGAGGTGAGATCCGAGTTATCGTTTTTGGTACCGGAAGTGCTGGCAAAACTTCGGTGGTTAATGCTTTAATTGGACGTATGGTTGGCGAAGTGGGTGCGCCGATGGGAACTACCCAAGCTGGAGAAACTTATTGTTTACAATTACCTGGTTTAGCGCGCGAAATTTATATTACTGATACACCGGGAATTTTGGAAGCTGGTGTTGCTGGTACGGAAAGAGAACAATTAGCCAGAGAGTTAGCAACCCAAGCAGATTTATTATTATTTGTAGTTGATAACGATTTACGCGCTTCGGAATACGAACCTTTAAGAAATTTGGCGCAAATTGGGAAACGCAGTCTCTTAGTTTTCAATAAAGTTGACCTTTATTCCCCCGAAGATGAAACAGCAATTCTCGCTAAATTACGCGAACGAGTGCATTCTTTTATTGCTCCTTCAGATATTGTCACCGTCTGTGCAAATCCGCAACCAGTACCTTTAGAAACTGGGGAAATTGTCCAACCAGATCCAGAAATATTTGCTCTGTTAAAGCGTCTCGCGGCAGTTTTACGCGCCGAAGGAGAAGATTTAATTGCTGATAATATCTTATTACAATCGCAGCGACTTTCTGAGGAAGCACGGAAATTAATTGATAAACAAAGACGCAGACAAGCTGATAAGATTATAGACCGTTATCAGTGGCTTGTGGCTGGCGCGATCGCGGTAACTCCTCTTCCTGGTGTTGACTTACTTGCGGCTGCGGCTGTAAATGCACAAATGGTCGTCGAAATTGGTAAAGTTTATGACTTACAATTAGACTTAGAAAGTGGTCGCGAATTAGCGTTATCTTTAGGGAAAACTTTAGTTAGTTTAGGTGTGGTTAAAGGCGCTGTCCAATTACTTTCTACCGCCCTACAATTGAATATTGCCACATATTTAGTCGGAAAAGCCATTCAAGGAGTAACTGGCGCTTATTTGACTCGAATCGCGGGGAAAAGCTTTATCGAATACTTCCGCCAAGGTCAAGACTGGGGCGATGGTGGCATTACCGAAGTCGTGCAGAGACAATTTAAGTTAGCACGAAAAGACGAATTTGTCAAGAGCTTTGTGAATCAGGCGATCGCGCAAGTAGTCAAACCGTTAACAGACAACTTTGAACAATTAGAACAGCCACAAGAGCCAGAAGAAACCGTAGAATTAGAAGTAGAAGAAGTTGTCATTGACGACTGGGAAATCCCCACTCCCAGACAAGATGATTGGTAATTTCAAGCTTTTATTGTCATGTTGAGCGCAGCGAAACATCTCTAGAATCATGAAAAACGGTGATTCTTCACATTACTTTTATTGTCATGTTGAGCGCAGCGAAACATCTTTGAAATGAGCAAAAACGGGGATTCTTGACATTACTTTTATTGTCATGTTGAGCGCAGCGAAACATCTCTGGAATCATGAAAAACGGTGATTCTTCACATCACTTTTATTGTCATGTTGAGCGCAGCGAAACATCTCTTATTAGCCCAACGAATAAACTCGCAGCCCGCAGTCCCGTTAAGCAACGCCAAACCCCGTATATTCCCGAACAAAAGCAGGTTTCAAACCTAAAACGATATCTTCCCTAACAATTCCCCGTTCTAATAACTCCTCAGCTATAGAAAAATCAGTCGTATTTTGCTGAATCCAAACTTTTCCTTCCCTAACCTCAAGATGGATGATTACAGCATAGATTCTTTGCTGATTATTCCAACCTAAATGTAATAATAAATAGCGGTCTGTTTCACGAGCAAAAATAGTTTCCGTTTCAATTGTACCATTAATCGGAATAATCTCCCCTTGTTCTTTTAAGAAACTACAAATAACCTGACGATATTCTTCTAACTTATCCATTGACTAATCACCTCCGCAACCGGAGCGTAAACAATTAACTTCAGCCCATAACGACGAGTTTACGGTGAAACTAAATAGAATTATCTTAGCCTGCTAATAAAAATCTAGTCCACGTAGCCCGGATCTTTAGGGTACAAGCTAAATTTAAAATTTATTCTTATCAATTAGCAATGAAAAGTCTGGTATCATAAAGCAATGAGTGAGAGGAAATGATTCGTTGAGGATTATTGCAAGGAGTACCTTGCGGGATTTTTGGAACACGCTGATTCAGAACAGCCTTTAAAAGCATGGTTTCATGATGTATCTCGCCTGGATTGGCAGAGTCCGACAGATATCAAAAATATTTATGCTAATGCCAGTATTTTGCCGAATAATCGGGTTATTTTTAATATCAAAGGGAATGATTATCGTCTCATTGTTCATGTTCGCTATGACATAGGAATTGTCTTTATTCGCTTTATCGGAACCCATCAAGAATATGACAAAATTGATGCAACAACTATTTAGAGAGGGAAAGATAAATGGATTTGAAACCGATAAAAATAGAAGCAGATTATCGTCAAGCTTTAGCAGAAGTGGAAAGTCTTTTTGACGTAGAATTAAATACGCCAGAAGGAAATAAGTTAGAAATTCTCACAACATTAATTGAAGCGTATGAATCAAAACATTATCCGATTGAATTAGCTTTACCTTATGAGGCAATTCTTTACTATCTAGAAAGTCGTAATCAACCTATTTCTAGTTTCATTAAAGGGTTCAAATATAGGGGAGTGACTGAAGATTTGATTAATGAGACTTTGAATGACATAGGGAAAGTATAGAAGGAGAAAATTTGCTTCAATTTCAATTAAAAACTCATTAATATTAAAACCTTAAAGATCAATAGTAATTCAACTAAGAATTATCTTAGCCCGTAAAGGGGAAGCTAGCCGCGACTTCTAGTCGTCAGGCTTAAATTTCTCCTAACTCCTGCAAAATTTCCTCAAGCTTTGCTTGCAAATTGGGCAAATCTTGCTCAACTACATCCCAAACTACATTTAAGTCAATTCCTCCTAAATAATCATGAACTAAAATATTCCGAAAACCTGAAATACTTCGCCAATCAATTTCAGTTTTCCTTACTTTTAAATCAGCAGAAATACGTTGTGTTGATTCAGCTAAAGTCTGTAAGCGTCGGAGAACTGCATCCTGAATCATAGAATTAGTAAAAAACTCTTCTCTCCCAGTAGTAGTGTATTCATTAATATGCTCAATACACTGAATAATATATTCTAGATAAATTTGGTCATCTGTCATAATGGTATAGCTTCAGAAAGAACTCGTTCGCGAATTAATTGATGAAGTCCATTCTCGGTAACAATATCTACTTTACAACCAAGCAAATCTTCTAAATCGGCTAATAAACCTCCTGGAAACCAAGGACTGTGTTTTTCACCAACATTAATTAAAAAATCTATATCGCTTTCTTTATTCGCTTCTCCTCGCGCAACTGAACCAAAAATACGCACATTGTCAGCACCATGTTTAGCTGCAATTTGGAGGATTTCTTCGCGTTTTTCTGCTAGTAGTTGTTTGATTTCCATTGGATTTATATTAGGAATTTAACTAAAATTATCTTAGCACGCGAAGGGGGAACCTTGTTTGTGTAGCCGCGACTTCTAGTCGTCAGGCTTAAATATTTCCTACTACAATTAACTTCTATTCTTACGATCCAAAAACTTCAATTGCTGATACAACATTTCAATCCGAGGTAAACTAACTCCCGCAGCCGCAGCACTTCGTAAAGGATTACCAAAAATTGCTTCTATTTCCAAAGGTTGTTGGCGGTCATAATCGAGCTTCATACTGGTAAGATAAGGTTCCATATTATCAGTATGATCCAAATTTTTTTGCACAAAACTCTCAGGAATTTCTCGTCCGTTACTTTTTGCTCCTAATAACACTTCCTGCATTAAATTGGTAATCAACAACCGCATTTCTTTATCCGCCATCATTTCCTCAGTGGTGGCATCCAAAACGACAGAAAGCCCATTATATGGTATATTCCAAATTAACTTTTCCCAACGCGATCGCGCTAAATCTTCCCCTAACTCCACTGGTATTCCCGCAGCTTCAAAGTCTTGTGCAACCTCGCGCATCTTCCCAGTAATCCCACAAGCTTGATAACCATCAGCATATTCTGCAAGTTTAACTGCGCCGTAGTCCAAATGACGAATATGTCCCGCACCGACTTTATTCGCACAAATAAAGCATAATCCGCCGATAACTCGCCGAGAACCAACAATTTCGGCTATTTCCAGTTCGCATCCTAAGCCATTTTGCAACAGCAAAACCACCCCGTCATCTTTCAGCACATGAGGTAATATTTGCCGTAAAATATGGTTTTGCGTAGCCTTAAGCGCAACCACAGCCACATCGCAAGCAGGCATTTTCGCCGGATCGTGGTAAGCTTGCACGTGAGGAAGGGTAAAATCTCCTTGGACAGATTCAATAATTAAACCACGCTCTTGCACCTCAGCATAATCGCTGCGTAAAAGAAAGTGTACCTCGTGGCGCGATCGCTGCAAACAACCTCCATAAAATCCACCAATAGCACCCGTACCAATAATTGCGTAGCTACGACTAGACATAAATTAACAATTAACGTGCATAACCTCGACAATATTTACCTGACTAACCGGAGCAGGTTTCATCTCACCACGAAAATCAAGCACTTGGACAATCACCAAATAAGCAACAGCCAGTAAGATCGAAATTATCCCGGTAATAATGGCAACCACCTTGCCTCGTTCCATTTTTTTCGTAGAACTCCAAATAAAATTATTGTAAACCGATCTGTCCCAAAGTAAAACTACAAAAGCCTCAGAGACTTTTGTAGTTTCAGCAAATACATTTTGAGTTAGCTTTGAGGAGGTAAAATCACCTCGTCAACCACGTGAATTACGCCATTGCTAGCTTCAATATCTGGCTGGACAACTTTCGCCTCATTTACCTTCACTGCTTTAGTAGCATCATCAACGCTAATATCGATTTGAGAGCCTTCGACAGTAGCCACATTTCCAGGAGTAATTTCTCCAGAGGTTACTTCTTGAGGAAGCACGTGATACTGCAAAACTTTGACCAGTTGTTCTTGATTTTCTGGCTGAAGCAACTCATCGAGTGTTCCTGGTGGTAAAGCCTCAAAAGCTTCATTTGTCGGTGCAAATACAGTGTAGGAACCTTCTGCTAAAGTTTCTGTTAATCCTGCGGCTTCAACTGCTGTAGCTAAAGTGGAAAATTGTTCATTGCTAGTAATTACTTCAACGATACTTCCACCTTCAGCTTGAACTGTTTCAAGGGGTTGTTCGCTTTCTGCGGTGTCTACAGCTTCTTCTTCTCCTGTTTCCGCAGTTATAGCGGGAGTGTCTGAGTCTTCAGCCCCAGGACCTTCTTCTACTTGTGCTTGTTCTTCAGGAGGGGCTGAACAAGATACTACAGCTACCGCACTACCTAAGCCTAACAAGCCAATTAAAGCTAATT
Protein-coding regions in this window:
- a CDS encoding YcjF family protein, giving the protein MPLPRLLTLIIGVIFILGMTLLLVDSIFQLYAEIAFTAPLLANLLLLLIIVLLAVIIGAFAYYFHLSTSGGAKKTTQRRQAAKIPAQKNEAASYNLQAVRQQVDKIQDEVAREALLKRSQEIEANLARGEIRVIVFGTGSAGKTSVVNALIGRMVGEVGAPMGTTQAGETYCLQLPGLAREIYITDTPGILEAGVAGTEREQLARELATQADLLLFVVDNDLRASEYEPLRNLAQIGKRSLLVFNKVDLYSPEDETAILAKLRERVHSFIAPSDIVTVCANPQPVPLETGEIVQPDPEIFALLKRLAAVLRAEGEDLIADNILLQSQRLSEEARKLIDKQRRRQADKIIDRYQWLVAGAIAVTPLPGVDLLAAAAVNAQMVVEIGKVYDLQLDLESGRELALSLGKTLVSLGVVKGAVQLLSTALQLNIATYLVGKAIQGVTGAYLTRIAGKSFIEYFRQGQDWGDGGITEVVQRQFKLARKDEFVKSFVNQAIAQVVKPLTDNFEQLEQPQEPEETVELEVEEVVIDDWEIPTPRQDDW
- a CDS encoding XisI protein; translation: MDKLEEYRQVICSFLKEQGEIIPINGTIETETIFARETDRYLLLHLGWNNQQRIYAVIIHLEVREGKVWIQQNTTDFSIAEELLERGIVREDIVLGLKPAFVREYTGFGVA
- a CDS encoding type II toxin-antitoxin system HigB family toxin, which codes for MEHADSEQPLKAWFHDVSRLDWQSPTDIKNIYANASILPNNRVIFNIKGNDYRLIVHVRYDIGIVFIRFIGTHQEYDKIDATTI
- a CDS encoding helix-turn-helix domain-containing protein; amino-acid sequence: MDLKPIKIEADYRQALAEVESLFDVELNTPEGNKLEILTTLIEAYESKHYPIELALPYEAILYYLESRNQPISSFIKGFKYRGVTEDLINETLNDIGKV
- a CDS encoding HepT-like ribonuclease domain-containing protein, yielding MTDDQIYLEYIIQCIEHINEYTTTGREEFFTNSMIQDAVLRRLQTLAESTQRISADLKVRKTEIDWRSISGFRNILVHDYLGGIDLNVVWDVVEQDLPNLQAKLEEILQELGEI
- a CDS encoding nucleotidyltransferase family protein → MEIKQLLAEKREEILQIAAKHGADNVRIFGSVARGEANKESDIDFLINVGEKHSPWFPGGLLADLEDLLGCKVDIVTENGLHQLIRERVLSEAIPL
- a CDS encoding putative 2-dehydropantoate 2-reductase; this encodes MSSRSYAIIGTGAIGGFYGGCLQRSRHEVHFLLRSDYAEVQERGLIIESVQGDFTLPHVQAYHDPAKMPACDVAVVALKATQNHILRQILPHVLKDDGVVLLLQNGLGCELEIAEIVGSRRVIGGLCFICANKVGAGHIRHLDYGAVKLAEYADGYQACGITGKMREVAQDFEAAGIPVELGEDLARSRWEKLIWNIPYNGLSVVLDATTEEMMADKEMRLLITNLMQEVLLGAKSNGREIPESFVQKNLDHTDNMEPYLTSMKLDYDRQQPLEIEAIFGNPLRSAAAAGVSLPRIEMLYQQLKFLDRKNRS
- a CDS encoding fasciclin domain-containing protein, coding for MKPVTQISKLALIGLLGLGSAVAVVSCSAPPEEQAQVEEGPGAEDSDTPAITAETGEEEAVDTAESEQPLETVQAEGGSIVEVITSNEQFSTLATAVEAAGLTETLAEGSYTVFAPTNEAFEALPPGTLDELLQPENQEQLVKVLQYHVLPQEVTSGEITPGNVATVEGSQIDISVDDATKAVKVNEAKVVQPDIEASNGVIHVVDEVILPPQS